A stretch of Henckelia pumila isolate YLH828 chromosome 4, ASM3356847v2, whole genome shotgun sequence DNA encodes these proteins:
- the LOC140865367 gene encoding uncharacterized protein → MAEEFDHGGVCGGSNWWNSARNLFSSSPCSSATNETGSFGWQSSHELNMDVNKTRSSDNSAGSVSDGSPTILGDAHEKIQQQPTADNNWNQDLHHDTGRSEENYSQMVQASGALNSSMNYRHQTRGFDYNEIDHNWNSKIHFCGDFQRSSMSVSPQQQQLASIAECTETCQGLSTINFPLNSASYGYTSTLLRTLFDTGSDHSHQALLDNDQEMNYLSATNFPNELMTGFPKASPLQIKPSTVAKQQPAANRLQFSNKTPFWNATTEPDFIPSTPSQYLISGLDNFPGTSFDQKRRKEESKNLASVAKKSSSNEPALKHPRLETPSPLPTFKVRKEKLGDRITALQQLVSPFGKTDTASVLHEAIEYIKFLHDQVNVLSTPYLKNGSPPLQCQQEQDQGLKKDLSSRGLCLVPISSTLPVAAENTSDFWTPAFGRSFR, encoded by the exons ATGGCTGAAGAATTTGATCACGGCGGAGTTTGTGGCGGATCAAACTGGTGGAATTCGGCAAGAAATCTCTTCAGTTCCTCTCCTTGTTCATCCGCAACCAACGAAACAGGAAGCTTCGGGTGGCAAAGTAGCCATGAACTGAATATGGACGTCAACAAAACAAGGTCGAGCGACAACTCGGCCGGTTCGGTTTCCGATGGCAGTCCTACGATACTTGGTGATGCACATGAAAAAATCCAGCAGCAGCCCACTGCTGATAATAATTGGAATCAGGATTTGCa CCATGATACTGGTAGATCAGAGGAAAATTATTCTCAAATGGTACAAGCATCTGGAGCCCTGAATTCAAGCATGAATTATCGCCACCAAACAAGGGGGTTCGACTATAACGAAATCGATCACAACTGGAATTCCAAGATTCATTTCTGTGGAGATTTTCAAAGATCAAGCATGAGTGTTTCTCCACAGCAACAGCAGTTAGCTTCCATTGCCGAATGCACTGAAACTTGTCAAGGCCTATCCACCATCAACTTCCCATTAAATTCAGCTTCATATGGCTACACTTCAACCTTGTTGCGAACTTTGTTCGACACCGGTTCCGATCATTCCCACCAAGCTTTGTTGGATAATGATCAAGAAATGAATTATTTATCGGCTACAAATTTTCCTAATGAACTAATGACTGGTTTTCCTAAAGCTTCTCCCTTGCAAATTAAGCCCAGTACTGTAGCAAAGCAACAGCCTGCAGCTAATCGTTTGCAGTTCAGCAATAAGACACCCTTTTGGAACGCCACTACGGAGCCGGATTTTATCCCATCAACACCCTCCCAGTATCTTATATCAGGACTTGATAATTTCCCCGGTACAAGTTTTGATCAAAag CGTAGGAAGGAAGAATCCAAGAACTTAGCCTCGGTGGCAAAGAAATCAAGCAGCAACGAACCTGCACTCAAGCATCCAAGATTAGAAACTCCATCACCATTACCAACCTTTAAG GTCCGAAAAGAGAAGCTGGGGGACCGAATAACTGCCCTCCAACAGTTGGTTTCACCTTTCGGAAAG ACTGATACTGCATCTGTTCTGCATGAAGCAATTGAATACATCAAATTCCTCCACGATCAAGTCAAT GTATTAAGTACTCCATATCTGAAAAATGGGTCTCCGCCATTGCAATGCCAACAG gAACAAGATCAAGGCCTGAAAAAAGATCTAAGCAGCAGAGGTCTTTGCCTCGTGCCGATTTCGAGCACCCTCCCAGTTGCTGCCGAGAATACTTCAGATTTCTGGACTCCTGCATTTGGAAGAAGCTTCAGGTAG
- the LOC140866226 gene encoding DAG protein, chloroplastic-like: MASLNLCLPPKTLAPNPRTHVPFLSIPSTSKLSFIPRYSPHSAPIQSRSSASPAVRALKDGEYSTRRSSSGEERETIMLPGCDYNHWLIVMEFPKDPAPTREQMIDTYLDTLATVLGSTEEAKKNMYAFSTTTYTGFQCTVSEETSEKFKGLPGVLWVLPDSYIDVKNKDYGGDKYNNGEIIPCQYPTYQPKQSRTSKYKSKAYVRQRDGPPTERRKPRQESDS; this comes from the exons ATGGCGAGCCTGAACCTCTGCCTCCCTCCCAAAACCCTAGCTCCAAATCCGAGAACCCATGTCCCTTTTCTTTCAATTCCCTCCACTTCCAAACTGTCATTTATTCCGCGCTATTCCCCACACTCGGCACCGATTCAATCGAGAAGTTCGGCTTCTCCGGCGGTGAGAGCCTTGAAGGATGGGGAATACTCTACCAGAAGAAGCAGCAGCGGCGAGGAAAGGGAGACGATAATGTTACCGGGCTGTGACTACAATCACTGGCTTATTGTCATGGAGTTCCCCAAAGACCCCGCCCCCACCAGGGAGCAGATGATTGACACCTATCTCGACACTCTTGCCACCGTCCTTGGCAG CACGGAAGAAGCAAAGAAGAACATGTATGCATTTAGTACCACTACATACACTGGCTTTCAGTGCACTGTATCAGAAGAAACTTCAGAAAAATTTAAGG GTCTCCCTGGCGTTTTGTGGGTCCTGCCGGATTCATACATAGATGTTAAGAACAAGGATTACGGAG GTGATAAGTATAATAACGGAGAAATAATTCCATGTCAGTATCCGACTTATCAACCGAAGCAGTCTAGAACCTCAAAGTACAAGAGCAAAGCATACGTAAGACAGAGAGATGGCCCCCCTACTGaaagaagaaaaccaagacAGGAATCTGACTCCTGA
- the LOC140867040 gene encoding uncharacterized protein, which translates to MAVACSCSAILLHFLLFSSLTSASSTIHDLLRSKGLPPGLFPKNGVESYELGEDGLLQVYFDRPCVAKFETRVSFESVVRANLSYGGLIGVEGLSQEELFLWLPVKDIIVYDPSSGIILFDIGVAHKQMSLSLFEDPPVCDPQGELVEKIPLKEEFGFRVQK; encoded by the exons ATGGCGGTCGCCTGCAGCTGCAGCGCTATTCTCCTTCATTTCTTGCTGTTTTCTTCTTTAACGTCGGCTTCAAGCACAATCCACGACTTGCTCAGAAGCAAAGGCTTGCCCCCGGGGCTTTTCCCCAAAAACGGCGTCGAATCTTACGAGCTGGGTGAAGACGGGCTTCTGCAAGTGTATTTCGACAGGCCGTGCGTCGCCAAGTTCGAGACCAGGGTTTCTTTCGAGAGTGTCGTGAGAGCTAATCTCAGCTACGGCGGGCTCATCGGGGTGGAGGGTCTCTCTCAAGAAGAGCTCTTCCTGTGGTTGCCCGTGAAGGATATCATCGTTTACGATCCATCTTCTGGGATCATCTTGTTCGACATTGGTGTCGCGCATAAACAGATGTCTCTCTCTCTGTTTGAAGATCCTCCAGTCTGCGATCCTCAAG GTGAGTTGGTGGAGAAGATTCCGTTGAAGGAGGAGTTTGGGTTTCGAGTGCAGAAATGA